One genomic region from Ovis canadensis isolate MfBH-ARS-UI-01 breed Bighorn chromosome 24, ARS-UI_OviCan_v2, whole genome shotgun sequence encodes:
- the SDR42E2 gene encoding putative short-chain dehydrogenase/reductase family 42E member 2, whose translation MGQGLEQCRALGRGLVMFWDPDKGLEQCRAPGRGLVMFWDPDKGLEQCRALGRGLVMFSDPDKGLEQCRVLGSGLLLLQELEVGPGPRRGSGAGQRPSEPITIPTPDQQQKTQATPGQASRQKVVVTGGAGYLGFSLGSSLAKSGTSVILLDLRRPQWELCPGTEFIQADVRSAEALHRTFKGVDCVFHVASYGMSGAEQLQKEQIESINVGGTKLVIDVCVRQRVPRLVYTSTANVAFGGKPIEQGDEDSVPYFPLEEHTDHYSRTKAIADQLILMANGTPLPGGGSLRTCVLRPPGIYGPEEQRHLPRVASYIKKRLFMFRFGDRRTRMNWVHVRNLVQAHVLAAEALTAAKGHVASGQAYYINDGESVNLFEWMAPLFEKLGYSQPWIQVPTSWVYLSATVMEYLHLALRPICSLPPLLTRSEVRSVAVTHTFQIAKARAQLGYVPDKFSFADAVERYVQSTAGRTRGSTARTLLRLLLGLLLFLGLLVLALRFLGLQPSVL comes from the exons ATGGGCCAGGGACTGGAGCAATGTCGGGCCCTGGGCAGGGGCCTAGTGATGTTCTGGGACCCAGACAAGGGTCTGGAGCAATGTCGGGCCCCGGGCAGGGGCCTAGTGATGTTCTGGGACCCAGACAAGGGTCTGGAGCAGTGTCGGGCCCTGGGCAGGGGCCTAGTGATGTTCTCGGACCCAGACAAGGGTCTGGAGCAGTGTCGGGTCCTGGGCAGCGGCCTACTGCTGCTTCAGGAGTTGG AGGTAGGGCCTGGACCCAGGCGGGGATCAGGAGCTGGGCAAAGACCCAGTGAGCCAATAACAATCCCAACACCAGATCAACAGCAGAAGACTCAGGCCACCCCTGGGCAGGCCTCGAGGCAGAAGGTTGTGGTCACCGGAGGAGCAGGCTACCTGGGCTTTAGCCTGGGTTCCAGCCTGGCCAAGAGCGGCACTTCTGTCATCCTGCTCGACCTCCGCAGACCCCAGTGGGAGCTGTGCCCAGGGACCGAGTTCATCCAG GCTGATGTCCGCAGTGCAGAAGCCCTGCACCGTACCTTCAAAGGGGTGGACTGTGTTTTCCACGTGGCCTCCTACGGAATGTCTGGTGCTGAGCAG CTGCAAAAAGAGCAGATTGAGTCTATAAACGTTGGAGGCACCAAACTAGTGATCGATG TTTGTGTCCGCCAGCGGGTTCCAAGGCTTGTCTACACCAGCACCGCCAATGTCGCATTCGGCGGGAAGCCTATAGAACAAGGCGATGAGGACTCTGTGCCATATTTCCCACTGGAGGAG CACACAGACCACTACTCCCGAACCAAAGCCATCGCTGACCAGTTGATCCTCATGGCCAATGGGACGCCTCTCCCAG GAGGAGGCTCTCTGAGGACATGTGTGCTCCGACCCCCAGGGATCTACGGCCCCGAAGAGCAGAGGCACCTGCCCCGTGTGGCG AGCTACATTAAGAAGAGGTTGTTCATGTTCCGATTTGGGGACCGACGGACGCGGATGAACTGGGTCCACGTTCGCAATCTGGTGCAGGCACACGTGCTGGCCGCCGAAGCCCTCACCGCCGCCAAGGGCCACGTGGCC AGTGGGCAGGCGTACTACATCAATGACGGGGAGAGCGTCAACCTCTTCGAGTGGATGGCTCCACTG TTTGAGAAGCTGGGGTACAGCCAGCCCTGGATCCAGGTTCCTACTTCCTGGGTTTACCTGTCAG cCACGGTGATGGAGTATTTGCATCTGGCCCTGAGGCCCATCTGCAGCCTGCCGCCGCTGCTCACCCGGAGTGAG GTGCGCAGTGTGGCCGTGACACACACCTTCCAGATCGCCAAGGCCCGCGCCCAGCTTGGCTACGTGCCGGACAAGTTCAGCTTCGCGGACGCAGTGGAGCGATATGTGCAGTCAACAGCGGGGCGGACCCGCGGCTCCACCGCGCGGACGCTCCTGCGGCTGCTGCTCGGGCTGTTGCTGTTCCTTGGCCTGCTAGTCCTGGCCCTGCGCTTCCTAGGCCTGCAGCCGTCCGTCCTCTGA